A stretch of the Aricia agestis chromosome 15, ilAriAges1.1, whole genome shotgun sequence genome encodes the following:
- the LOC121734183 gene encoding lachesin-like: MCACGWRLHAFTAALVLAAHLIKVLSCGEAGGPRARRYVGLYTGPYFDSSAPNNITAQLGTHAYLPCKVRQLSNKSVSWIRRRDAHILTVDRFTFIADERFQAFLVEATDTWTLQVKYVQARDAGVYECQVGTEPKMSHFVQLNVVVPKIEIVGESDLYVKAGSTVSLKCVITQALEEPAYIFWYHNDERVLNYDRSLVEIRMERLAPDTTVGNLIIYNPRREDSGNYSCSPSNLDSASVVLHVLSGEQPAAMQHGNSASRAGPALLLCALPAALRRAASVITLVVLIMLQCHDEDAPH; encoded by the exons TTCTCTCGTGCGGCGAGGCGGGCGGGCCGCGCGCGCGCCGCTACGTGGGTCTCTACACAGGGCCGTACTTCGATTCTTCCGCGCCTAACAACATCACCGCGCAGCTGGGAACCCACGCCTACCTACCCTGCAAG gtCCGTCAGCTGAGCAACAAGTCGGTGTCGTGGATACGTCGGCGCGACGCACACATCCTCACCGTGGACAGATTCACGTTCATCGCCGACGAGCGCTTCCAGGCCTTCCTGGTGGAGGCCACTGACACCTGGACGCTGCAG GTGAAGTACGTGCAGGCGCGCGACGCGGGCGTGTACGAGTGCCAGGTCGGCACCGAACCCAAGATGAGCCACTTCGTCCAGCTCAACGTAGTCG TCCCCAAGATCGAGATAGTCGGCGAGTCGGACCTGTACGTGAAGGCGGGCAGCACGGTGAGCCTCAAGTGCGTCATCACGCAGGCGCTCGAGGAGCCGGCGTACATCTTCTGGTACCACAACGACGAGCGCGTACTCAACTACGACCGCAGTCTGGTCGAGATCCGCATGGAGAGACTCGCGCCTGATACCACT GTGGGCAACCTGATAATCTACAACCCGCGGCGCGAGGACTCCGGCAACTACAGCTGCTCGCCCTCCAACCTCGACTCCGCCTCGGTCGTGCTGCACGTGCTGAGCG GTGAGCAACCGGCGGCGATGCAACACGGCAATAGTGCGTCGCGGGCGGGCCCGGCGCTGCTGCTGTGCGCGCTGCCAGCCGCGCTGCGTCGCGCCGCCTCCGTAATCACACTCGTCGTCTTGATTAT GCTGCAGTGTCACGACGAAGACGCGCCGCACTAG